A stretch of Bombus huntii isolate Logan2020A chromosome 7, iyBomHunt1.1, whole genome shotgun sequence DNA encodes these proteins:
- the LOC126867505 gene encoding microtubule-actin cross-linking factor 1, isoforms 1/2/3/4 isoform X33 yields MEFELDGSLKEWVKDKPLSILQLDPADRAVLRIADERDAIQKKTFTKWVNKHLKKASRHVGDLFEDLRDGHNLISLLEVLSGEHLPRERGRMRFHMLQNVQMALDFLRYKKIKLVNIRAEDIVDGNPKLTLGLIWTIILHFQISDIVVGQESNVTAREALLRWARRSTARYPGVRVTDFTGSWRDGLAFSALIHRNRPDLVDWKGARASQPRERLDRVFYVAEREYGVTRLLDPEDVDTPEPDEKSLITYISSLYDVFPEPPTIHPLYDAEDQRRSEEYRELASSLHMWIREKMCLMQERVFPPTLIEMKNLAAGSTKFKNEEVPPRYRDKQRLSYIFRDLQKYFEAVGEVDIEPHLRIEVIEENWNRLMMLHQEREQAIIDEIKRLERLQRLAEKVHREMKATDNRLEELERRVEDEARRLDRLHPLEAKHAVDLLEQDIRNTEVQIQNIFPDVHTLTEGRYSQAAELRKRVQKLHQRWVALRSLLHKRLVQPLSAVSFPVEERVVTKHRTTVHETRLVDTNPHFRALHDCIDWCKAKIKQLQDADYGSDLPSVQNELEVHQREHKNIEQFHPKVERCVQAKSHFHAEELTLYSQHLTVLQKLHTELLAASNKRLSDLDTLHDFIQSATNELVWLSSKEETEVTRDWSDKNLNVQSIEQYYESLMSDLEKREIQFSAVQDRGEALVLQHHPAAKTIEAYMSAMQSQWTWLLQLTLCLEVHLKHAAQSQQFFRDVQQAEQWISKRDESLNTIYSQSEFSLDEGERLLKGMQELREELNSYGDHVQKLVDQAKDVVPMKQRRQPVARPMQVTCVCSYKQVNMSIEKGEQCTLYDNSGRIKWRVKNQEGVESPVPGVCFALQPPDKDALDAAERLRRQYDRSVGLWQRKQLRLRQNMIFATIKVVKGWDLPQFLAMGQDQRTAIRKALNEDAEKLLSEGDPADPQLRRLKRETAEVNKLFDELEKRARAEEESKNAGRIFNEQISAIQEALDEAERVLNTRIAAPLPRDIDSLEHLVLQHKDFEQTLKRQTPDLDKVQQTFRGITLKTPAMRNKLDAVTTKWTNIWNSSNLYIERLKCVEIVLSSLEENTTSVSELEVKLASFDELPPDLKGLQNVLEDLMVLQNAISQQQTAMDKLNEDTQNARHVVEKSRPSHRGSHSDMDRLDDEVNKLNSRWTNLCAQLVERVRSAEAAYGLAQQLEHAYRNEVDFIDESYEKLEVENAKNLLNKVVERAPAIEAVNVTGSRLIREGKIYGQRLRAFTEQLEDICPSLDASVKKPRREFVSTVDDVARDLDTLNKRYTTLVDLLQERVTQLAAQQTEETSQQFQEALEGLQKWLTDTEEMVSNQKSPSSDYNVVKAQLQEQKFLKKMLMDQQNSMSSSYNMGQEVAAEAEPKERKKIEKQLKDLMARFDNLTESAAKRMEALEQAMGVAKQFQDKLIPLQTWLDKTEKRVRDMELVPTDEEKIQQRVTEHDGLHEDILSKKPEFSELTEVASQLMSLVGEDEAAALADKLQDAADRYAALVERSESLGNLLQRSRQGLRHLVLSYQELQAWMEGMEIRLSKYRVLAVHTEKLLQQMEDLADLTEEVSTRQTEVDSTTDTGLELMKHISSDEALQLKDKLDSLQRRFNDLVSRGSDLLKHAQESLPLVQQFHDNHNRLMDWMQAAESALQSAEPREDEIIRLEMEISEYRPVLDKINAVGPQLSQLSPGEGAATIEALVTRDNRRFAAIAEQIQRKAERLQLSKQRSLEVIGDIDDLLEWFHEVDNQLREAEPPSSEPEIIRVQLKEHKALNDDISSQKGRVRDVISTAKKVIRENGQYEDKSTIRENMEDLRETMEIVSGLSMDRLGALEQALPLAEHLRDTHIDLVSWLEEAEQQVAMLPMPALRPDLIAAQQDKNEFLVQSINEHKPLVEKLNKTGEALLKLCNEEEGIKIQDILEADTTRYAALRAELRGRQQTLEQALQESSQFSDKLEGMLRALSSTADQVNGAEPISAHPGRLRDQMEENSALVDELAQRSEAYAAVRRAADDVISKAGNRADPAVKDIKRKLDKLNKLWSDVQKSTTDRGQTLDEALAIAEKFWSELNGVMSTLRELQDALAGQAPPAAQPAAIQQQQVALQEIRHEIDQTKPDVEQVRASGHELMGLCGEPDKPDVRKHIEDLDQAWDNVTALYARREENLIDAMEKAMEFHETLQNLLEFLQEAEDKFSSMGLLGSDIDEVKKQIKQLANFKAEVDPHMVKVEALNRSLIRQAAELTERTSSEQAAAIKEPLGAVNRRWDGLLRGLVERQRLLENALLRLGQFQHALDELLVWIEKTDDTLDNLKAVAGDPQVIEVELAKLKVLVNDIQAHQTSVDTLNDAGRQLIEDGKGTAEASTTAEKLGTLNRRWRDLLQRAADRQRELEDALREAQTFTAEIQDLLSWLGDVDNTIVASKPVGGLPETASEQLERFMEVYNELEQNRLKVESVLQQGQAYLKRADSTSAGGLNHNLRTLKQRWDNVTARASDKKIKLEIALKEATEFHDALQSFVDWLTNAEKILTNLKPVSRVMETILGQIEEHKAFQKDVGVHRETMLNLDKKGTHLKYFSQKQDVILIKNLLISVQHRWERVVSKSAERTRALDHGYKEAREFHDAWSNIMNWLDETEKTLDEVASDGALGGNDPEKIKARLNKHRELQKALSAKQGTYDATMKNGKSLKDKAPKSDEFALKELLNELKNKWTTVCGKCVDRQRKLEEALLFSGQFKDAIQALLEWLSKSEKQLADTGPLYGDLDTVMNLVEQHKTFEKDLESRVSQMESVIKTGRELLAKATPDDASAIGSQLAEINNLWDTVTKLSSDKTERLQEALREAERLHKAVHVLLEWLSDAEMKLRFAGQLPEDEQESRNQLMEHEKFLRELSTKEIEKDQTLELAHVILAKAHPDGALVIKHWITIIQSRWEEVSTWAQQRNQRLENHMRGLQDLDNLLEELLSWLEGLENTLNALEAEPLPDDKATLEMLIVDHREFMENTSRRQNEVDRVCKARQIKSAKDTMKITKAKSPAPTRASPGRERTPDSLPHIGPRFPPKGSKGAEPEFRSPRVKLLWDRWRHVWMLAWERQRRLQDKYNYIQELDRVANFSWEDWRKRFLKFMNHKKSRLTDLFRKMDKNNDGLIPREDFIQGIMNTKFETSRLEMGAVADLFDRHGEGLIDWKEFIAALRPDWEERRTYNDTDKIHDEVKRLVMLCTCRQKFRVFQVGEGKYRFGDSQKLRLVRILRSTVMVRVGGGWVALDEFLLKNDPCRVFLMPIPDPNKPEQHEGWCPLAKGRTNIELREQFILADGVSQTMTAFRSKPSPTSTLQRTPISSANAGPITKVRERSARSVPMGQSRASRSSLSAGTPDSLSDNESSFKLGSARKTSTPYRSSMTPGGSRPSSRPASRPTSRPTSRPGSRPASRQGSKPPSRYGSTQSLDSTDDSTNVSRIPRRTAVSTTGNTPTSSRHNSVSGKRLSVNGSSSRPRTPTGLVSPASGVPARFGTIHRASSIPTLTGVGTPISRSRIPVYVGTDIKSPQSTTSNISTHSTQSNYSTVSTDSTGSSSMCTNSATNTSSAVKRARTRTPSSGSSTPLPPSLKLSRKPSGASDTSVSTTPATKRKGKPTPIDQRAPFRL; encoded by the exons GCCAGCAGACATGTCGGAGATCTGTTCGAAGACCTGCGGGACGGGCACAACCTCATTTCCTTGCTGGAGGTACTCTCGGGCGAGCATCTT CCGCGAGAGAGAGGTCGGATGCGTTTCCACATGCTGCAGAACGTACAAATGGCTCTTGACTTTTTGCGCTACAAGAAGATCAAGCTCGTTAATATTCGTGCTGAAGACATTGTCGATGGAAACCCAAAGTTGACTCTAGGTTTGATATGGACCATCATACTTCACTTCCAG aTATCCGATATTGTAGTGGGTCAGGAATCGAACGTGACTGCCCGTGAAGCTCTTCTGAGATGGGCCAGACGATCGACGGCGCGTTATCCTGGAGTGCGCGTCACGGACTTTACCGGATCGTGGAGGGACGGGCTAGCTTTCAGCGCATTAATCCATCGAAACAGACCAGATCTGGTCGATTGGAAAGGTGCTCGTGCTAGTCAACCACGAGAGCGGCTCGATCGGGTCTTCTACGTCGCGGAGCGCGAGTATGGCGTTACGAGGCTTCTCGATCCTGAAG ATGTGGACACTCCTGAACCGGATGAGAAGTCCTTGATAACGTACATCTCTTCGCTCTACGACGTGTTCCCGGAGCCGCCAACGATTCACCCGTTGTACGATGCCGAGGACCAGAGGCGCTCAGAGGAATATAGAGAGCTAGCTAGTTCCCTCCACATGTGGATCCGTGAAAAGATGTGCCTGATGCAGGAACGTGTCTTCCCGCCGACCTtgatagaaatgaaaaatttggcGGCCGGCAGCACGAAATTCAAGAATGAGGAAGTACCGCCCAGATACAGAGACAAGCAACGACTTTCTTACATCTTCAGGGATTTGCAAAAGTACTTCGAAGCGGTCGGTGAGGTAGACATCGAACCTCACTTGCGTATCGAGGTTATTGAAGAAAATTGGAATAGATTGATGATGCTGCATCAGGAAAGAGAACAGGCGATAATCGACGAAATTAAACG ACTCGAACGACTGCAACGACTAGCAGAGAAAGTGCACAGAGAGATGAAGGCGACCGACAATCGATTGGAGGAGCTCGAGAGACGAGTGGAGGACGAAGCCAGGCGTCTCGATCGACTTCATCCTCTGGAAGCGAAACATGCGGTGGATCTTTTGGAACAGGATATTCGTAACACCGAGGTCCAGatccaaaatatttttccggACGTGCATACACTTACCGAGGGGCGATACAGTCAGGCGGCCGAACTTCGCAAAAG AGTTCAGAAGCTACATCAACGGTGGGTCGCCCTGCGATCTCTTCTTCATAAACGTTTGGTACAGCCGCTGTCGGCCGTATCTTTCCCGGTAGAAGAACGCGTCGTTACGAAACACCGTACTACCGTCCATGAGACCCGATTGGTCGACACCAATCCACATTTCCGTGCGTTACACGACTGCATCGACTGGTGTAAGGCGAAGATCAAACAGCTCCAGGATGCAGACTATGGCTCCGATTTACCTAGCGTGCAGAACGAATTGGAGGTTCACCAAAGAGAACACAAGAATATCGAGCAGTTCCATCCTAAAGTGGAGAGATGTGTGCAGGCTAAGAGCCACTTTCACGCTGAGGAATTGACATTGTACAGCCAACATCTAACTGTTCTTCAAAAACTTCACACTGAATTATTGGCGGCCTCGAATAAGAGACTTTCCGATTTGGACACTCTACATGACTTTATACAATCGGCGACTAATGAACTGGTTTGGCTGAGTTCTAAGGAGGAGACGGAGGTGACACGCGATTGGAGTGATAAGAATTTGAATGTGCAAAGTATTGAGCAGTATTACGAG TCCCTTATGAGCGACCTAGAGAAGCGGGAGATTCAATTCTCCGCGGTGCAAGATCGAGGCGAAGCTCTGGTCCTTCAACATCATCCCGCCGCGAAAACCATCGAAGCTTACATGTCCGCTATGCAGAGTCAATGGACTTGGCTTCTCCAATTAACTCTTTGTCTAGAAGTTCATCTGAAACACGCAGCACAGAGTCAACAATTTTTCCGGGATGTTCAACAGGCTGAACAGTGGATCTCGAAGAGAGATGAGTCGCTCAACACCATTTATTCCCAATCAGAATTCTCCTTGGACGAGGGTGAACGTTTATTGAAGGGTATGCAAGAACTACGCGAAGAATTGAATAGTTACGGCGATCATGTGCAGAAACTGGTTGATCAAGCGAAGGACGTGGTTCCTATGAAGCAACGTCGACAGCCTGTGGCACGGCCTATGCAAGTTACGTGCGTCTGCAGCTACAAACAAGTCAAT ATGTCGATTGAGAAGGGTGAACAGTGTACGTTATACGACAACTCTGGTAGGATAAAATGGCGCGTAAAGAATCAAGAAGGCGTCGAGTCCCCTGTTCCAGGCGTCTGCTTTGCTCTTCAGCCACCTGACAAGGATGCTCTCGATGCTGCCGAAAGATTGCGACGACAATATGACCGAAGTGTTGGATTATGGCAACGGAAACAGCTTCGATTACGACAAAATATGATTTTCGCGACCATCAAAGTGGTCAAAGGCTGGGATCTACCGCAGTTCTTGGCTATGGGTCAGGATCAGAGAACTGCTATCAGAAAAGCCTTGAACGAGGATGCTGAGAAACTCCTGTCCGAAGGCGACCCTGCTGATCCACAGTTGAGGCGACTGAAGCGAGAAACGGCCGAAGTGAACAAATTGTTCGATGAACTGGAGAAACGTGCCAGAGCGGAGGAAGAGTCAAAGAACGCAGGACGTATTTTCAACGAACAGATTTCTGCCATTCAAGAAGCATTAGACGAAGCAGAGAGAGTTCTGAACACTCGCATAGCTGCACCATTGCCGAGAGACATCGACAGCTTAGAACATTTGGTTCTGCAACACAAAGATTTTGAGCAAACTCTCAAACGTCAAACGCCAGATCTAGATAAAGTTCAGCAAACTTTCCGTGGTATTACTTTGAAGACTCCAGCCATGAGAAACAAGCTCGACGCTGTTACCACCAAATGGACAAATATTTGGAACTCCAGTAATCTGTACATTGAGCGGCTAAAGTGTGTTGAGATCGTGCTTTCTAGTCTTGAGGAGAATACAACCTCGGTATCCGAATTGGAAGTGAAATTGGCATCGTTCGACGAGCTGCCACCGGATCTGAAGGGATTACAGAATGTACTAGAAGATCTGATGGTGCTTCAAAATGCCATCTCTCAACAGCAAACTGCAATGGATAAACTGAACGAAGATACGCAGAACGCAAGACATGTTGTTGAAAAGTCGAGGCCAAGTCATCGTGGCTCTCATTCTGATATGGATCGCTTAGACGATGAAGTGAACAAACTAAACTCCAGATGGACCAATCTCTGTGCTCAGTTGGTTGAAAGAGTTCGCAGCGCGGAAGCAGCCTATGGCCTAGCTCAACAGTTAGAACATGCCTACCGTAACGAGGTGGACTTCATTGACGAATCGTACGAAAAACTCGAGGTGGAGAATGCGAAG AATCTATTGAACAAGGTGGTAGAACGAGCGCCGGCGATCGAAGCAGTAAATGTGACGGGCAGTCGATTGATTCGTGAAGGAAAG ATCTACGGACAAAGGCTTCGAGCGTTCACGGAACAGCTGGAAGATATCTGCCCGTCTTTGGATGCTTCGGTGAAAAAACCGCGACGAGAGTTCGTCTCAACGGTTGACGACGTCGCTCGTGATCTAGATACTCTGAACAAGAGGTACACCACGCTCGTGGATCTCCTTCAGGAACGGGTTACACAGCTGGCAGCGCAACAAACCGAGGAGACATCTCAACAG TTCCAGGAGGCTCTGGAGGGTCTCCAGAAATGGCTGACGGACACAGAGGAAATGGTATCCAACCAGAAATCACCATCGTCGGATTACAACGTAGTCAAGGCTCAATTACAAGAACAAAAATTCCTGAAGAAGATGCTAATGGATCAGCAAAACTCAATGTCCTCCTCGTACAACATGGGCCAAGAAGTGGCGGCTGAGGCGGAGCCTAAGGAACGGAAGAAGATCGAGAAACAACTGAAAGATTTGATGGCAAGATTTGATAATCTTACAGAAAGCGCTGCTAAGAGAATGGAAGCACTTGAACAAGCGATGGGAGTAGCGAAACAGTTCCAGGATAAACTGATACCACTTCAAACTTGGCTGGACAAGACCGAAAAACGCGTGAGAGATATGGAGTTGGTTCCAACGGACGAGGAAAAAATCCAGCAACGCGTTACCGAACACGATGGCCTCCACGAGGATATTCTGTCAAAGAAACCTGAATTCAGTGAACTTACAGAGGTTGCTAGTCAACTAATGTCTCTGGTAGGCGAAGATGAAGCCGCTGCTTTGGCTGACAAACTTCAGGATGCGGCTGATAGATACGCTGCATTGGTCGAACGATCAGAATCTCTTGGTAACTTACTTCAACGTTCGAGACAGGGTTTACGTCATCTGGTACTCAGCTATCAAGAACTTCAGGCTTGGATGGAGGGTATGGAAATCAGATTGTCGAAATACAGAGTGCTGGCAGTGCATACGGAGAAGCTTCTTCAACAAATGGAAGACCTAGCTGACTTGACCGAAGAGGTTTCGACTCGACAGACGGAAGTAGACAGTACCACCGATACTGGATTGGAATTAATGAAACACATCTCGAGCGACGAGGCGCTTCAATTGAAAGATAAACTCGATTCTTTGCAACGGCGATTTAATGATTTGGTTAGTCGAGGTTCCGACTTGCTGAAGCACGCGCAAGAGTCTCTTCCATTGGTGCAACAATTCCATGATAATCATAATCGTTTAATGGATTGGATGCAGGCTGCGGAATCGGCACTGCAATCAGCCGAACCTCGCGAAGATGAAATTATTAGATTAGAAATGGAGATATCGGAATATAGACCAGTTCTAGACAAGATCAACGCCGTTGGACCGCAGTTGTCTCAGTTATCTCCGGGTGAAGGGGCGGCCACTATCGAAGCTCTAGTCACCAGAGACAACAGGAGATTCGCAGCCATTGCCGAGCAGATTCAACGAAAGGCTGAGAGGCTTCAGCTGAGTAAGCAACGTTCGCTTGAAGTGATCGGTGATATCGACGATTTACTAGAATGGTTCCATGAAGTGGATAATCAATTAAGGGAAGCAGAACCACCGAGCAGCGAACCGGAGATCATCAGGGTACAATTGAAGGAGCATAAAGCCTTGAACGATGACATATCCAGTCAGAAAGGACGTGTTAGGGATGTGATATCCACGGCAAAGAAGGTGATCCGTGAAAATGGTCAATACGAGGACAAATCTACGATCAGAGAAAATATGGAGGACTTACGAGAAACCATGGAAATCGTCTCCGGTCTTTCAATGGATAGACTCGGTGCGCTGGAACAAGCTTTGCCATTGGCTGAACATTTACGCGACACTCACATTGATTTAGTCAGCTGGTTAGAGGAGGCTGAACAACAAGTCGCAATGCTTCCTATGCCTGCTTTAAGACCCGATCTAATAGCCGCCCAACAGGACAAGAACGAGTTCCTCGTGCAGAGCATCAACGAACACAAACCTTTGGTCGAGAAGCTGAACAAAACTGGTGAAGCATTGTTGAAGCTGTGCAACGAAGAAGAAGGTATCAAGATACAGGACATATTGGAAGCAGACACCACTCGATATGCAGCCCTCAGAGCAGAACTTCGTGGTCGACAGCAGACTCTCGAACAGGCACTTCAGGAATCTTCTCAGTTCTCCGACAAGCTGGAAGGAATGCTGCGTGCTCTCTCATCAACTGCTGATCAAGTAAATGGCGCCGAACCGATCAGCGCTCATCCTGGTCGGTTAAGAGATCAGATGGAAGAGAATTCCGCTTTGGTCGACGAATTGGCTCAAAGATCCGAGGCCTATGCGGCTGTGAGGAGGGCCGCTGATGACGTGATCAGCAAGGCAGGTAACAGAGCTGATCCAGCCGTAAAGGACATCAAACGGAAGCTGGACAAATTGAACAAACTATGGAGCGACGTGCAAAAGTCGACGACCGACAGAGGTCAAACGTTAGACGAAGCTTTGGCGATCGCCGAAAAATTCTGGTCTGAGTTGAATGGCGTGATGTCGACTCTGCGAGAGCTTCAGGATGCTCTTGCTGGTCAGGCGCCACCAGCAGCTCAACCTGCTGCCATTCAACAGCAACAGGTTGCCTTGCAGGAGATTAGGCACGAAATCGACCAAACGAAACCGGATGTCGAGCAAGTACGAGCATCTGGTCACGAGTTGATGGGTCTTTGCGGTGAGCCAGACAAACCAGATGTTAGAAAGCATATCGAAGATTTGGATCAAGCCTGGGATAACGTAACTGCCCTATATGCCAGAAGAGAGGAAAATCTGATCGATGCTATGGAGAAGGCCATGGAGTTCCACGAGACCTTGCAAAATCTTTTGGAGTTCCTACAAGAAGCCGAGGACAAGTTCTCCAGTATGGGACTGCTAGGAAGCGACATCGACGAAGTTAAAAAACAGATTAAACAATTGGCCAATTTCAAAGCCGAAGTAGATCCTCACATGGTCAAGGTCGAAGCTCTAAACAG GAGTCTGATAAG ACAAGCTGCCGAACTGACAGAGAGAACGTCCTCGGAACAAGCTGCAGCCATCAAAGAACCGCTTGGTGCCGTTAACAGACGGTGGGACGGACTGCTTCGAGGCCTCGTGGAGAGGCAAAGGCTCTTGGAGAACGCGTTACTACGTCTAGGGCAATTCCAGCACGCTCTAGACGAGTTGCTGGTATGGATCGAGAAGACGGACGACACTTTGGATAACTTGAAGGCCGTGGCCGGCGATCCTCAAGTGATCGAAGTGGAATTAGCTAAACTGAAAGTACTTGTGAATGATATTCAAGCCCATCAGACCAGCGTGGACACTCTGAACGACGCTGGAAGACAGTTAATAGAGGATGGAAAGGGAACAGCCGAAGCTTCGACGACTGCTGAGAAATTAGGTACTTTGAATCGTCGTTGGCGCGATTTGTTGCAACGTGCTGCTGATCGTCAACGAGAACTGGAAGATGCGCTCAGAGAAGCACAAACCTTCACGGCGGAAATACAGGACCTTCTGTCTTGGCTGGGTGATGTGGACAATACCATAGTAGCTTCGAAACCTGTTGGAGGATTGCCGGAAACGGCTTCAGAACAGTTAGAACGCTTTATGGAAGTGTACAACGAATTGGAACAAAATCGTTTGAAAGTCGAATCGGTTCTTCAACAAGGACAAGCATACCTGAAGCGTGCCGATTCTACTAGTGCCGGTGGTCTGAATCACAACTTGAGGACTTTGAAACAACGATGGGATAATGTGACTGCTCGCGCAAGTGATAAAAAGATCAAGCTTGAGATCGCTCTGAAAGAGGCTACAGAGTTCCACGATGCACTCCAATCGTTTGTTGATTGGTTAACCAACGCAGAGAAGATTCTGACGAATCTGAAACCTGTGTCGAGGGTAATGGAAACTATCCTCGGACAGATAGAGGAACACAAAGCGTTCCAGAAGGACGTTGGAGTTCATCGTGAGACTATGCTGAACCTCGATAAGAAGGGCACGCATTTGAAATACTTTTCACAGAAACAGGACGTGATTCTAATCAAAAACTTGTTGATAAGTGTGCAACACAGATGGGAAAGAGTAGTTTCGAAATCTGCAGAGAGAACCAGGGCTCTTGATCACGGATACAAAGAGGCCAGAGAATTCCACGATGCTTGGTCCAATATAATGAACTGGCTCGACGAAACGGAGAAGACTTTGGACGAGGTTGCCAGTGATGGCGCCCTTGGAGGAAATGATCCAGAGAAAATCAAAGCTAGATTGAATAAGCACCGTGAATTGCAGAAAGCTCTCAGCGCCAAACAGGGTACCTATGACGCAACTATGAAGAATGGAAAATCATTAAAAGACAAAGCGCCTAAGAGCGACGAATTTGCTCTGAAAGAACTTTTGAATGAGTTGAAGAACAAGTGGACCACGGTTTGTGGTAAGTGCGTGGATAGACAGAGGAAGCTCGAAGAAGCATTGTTGTTCTCGGGACAATTCAAGGACGCTATTCAGGCGTTGCTGGAATGGCTTAGTAAGTCTGAGAAGCAGCTGGCGGACACCGGTCCACTTTATGGCGACCTTGACACTGTAATGAATTTGGTTGAACAACATAAGACCTTCGAGAAGGATCTCGAATCCAGAGTCTCTCAGATGGAATCTGTAATCAAAACGGGTCGCGAGCTTCTTGCTAAGGCGACACCTGATGATGCATCTGCTATAGGATCACAGCTTGctgaaataaataatctttGGGACACGGTAACCAAGTTGTCCTCTGATAAGACTGAACGACTCCAAGAAGCCCTCAGAGAGGCTGAACGCCTTCACAAAGCAGTTCACGTACTTCTGGAGTGGCTGAGTGATGCTGAGATGAAGCTGAGATTCGCTGGACAGTTACCGGAAGACGAACAGGAGAGCAGAAATCAGTTGATGGAACACGAAAAGTTCTTGCGTGAATTAAGCACCaaggaaattgaaaaagatcAAACTTTGGAGCTGGCTCACGTGATTCTTGCAAAGGCACACCCTGATGGAGCTTTGGTTATCAAACACTGGATCACGATCATTCAGTCCAGATGGGAGGAGGTTTCCACCTGGGCCCAACAAAGGAATCAAAGATTGGAGAATCATATGCGAGGACTTCAG GACCTCGACAATCTTCTGGAAGAACTACTGTCGTGGTTAGAAGGTTTGGAGAACACTCTCAACGCTCTTGAAGCTGAGCCTCTACCAGACGATAAAGCTACTTTAGAAATGTTGATTGTGGATCACAGAGAATTTATGGAGAACACCAGTCGAAGACAGAATGAAGTTGACCGCGTCTGCAAAGCCAGACAGATCAAATCTGCGAAAGATACGATGAAGATAACGAAGGCTAAGTCACCTGCCCCAAC CCGAGCCAGCCCAGGCCGTGAGAGAACGCCCGATTCGTTGCCGCACATCGGCCCACGGTTCCCACCCAAAGGAAG CAAAGGTGCCGAACCGGAATTCCGTAGTCCGAGAGTAAAACTGCTGTGGGACAGGTGGAGACACGTTTGGATGTTGGCGTGGGAACGTCAACGTCGTTTACAGGATAAGTATAATTATATCCAAGAACTGGACCGTGTCGCAAACTTCAGCTGGGAAGATTGGCGCAAGAGA TTCCTGAAATTCATGAACCACAAAAAGTCCAGATTAACAGATCTCTTCAGGAAAATGGATAAGAATAACGACGGACTGATTCCACGCGAGGACTTCATTCAAGGAATCATGAACACCA AATTCGAGACTTCACGGTTAGAAATGGGAGCGGTCGCAGATTTGTTCGATCGCCACGGTGAAGGATTGATAGATTGGAAGGAATTCATCGCGGCTCTAAGACCAGACTGGGAGGAACGCAGAACGTATAACGACACTGACAAGATTCACGATGAAGTAAAACGATTGGTGATGCTTTGTACTTGTCGCCAGAAATTCCGTGTATTCCAAGTTGGCGAAGGAAAATATAGG TTTGGAGACAGTCAAAAGTTGCGGTTGGTACGGATTCTACGATCGACCGTGATGGTACGAGTCGGTGGTGGATGGGTAGCATTGGAcgaatttctattaaaaaatgatCCTTGCCGCG TTTTTCTAATGCCGATACCGGACCCTAACAAACCGGAACAACATGAGGGTTGGTGTCCGCTCG CCAAGGGAAGAACGAATATCGAGCTGCGAGAACAATTCATATTGGCGGATGGCGTCAGCCAGACAATGACGGCGTTCAGATCGAAACCGAGCCCAACCTCGACGCTGCAGCGTACGCCAATCTCATCCGCGAATGCCGGACCCATCACCAAG GTGAGGGAACGCAGCGCTCGCAGCGTTCCCATGGGACAGTCGCGAGCATCGCGCTCTTCGTTGAGCGCCGGAACGCCGGACAGCCTAAGCGACAACGAGAGCTCCTTCAAGCTTGGCTCCGCCAGGAAAACAAGTACACCCTACAGAAGCTCTATGACACCGG GCGGTAGTCGACCATCCAGTAGGCCAGCTTCGAGACCAACGTCCAGACCAACCAGTAGACCCGGAAGTAGGCCCGCATCCAGGCAAGGAAGCAAACCACCGAGTCGCTATGGTTCCACACAATCGTTAGATAGTACTG ATGATTCGACAAATGTGAGCCGCATTCCACGCAGAACGGCAGTCAGCACGACAGGGAATACTCCTACTTCTAGCAGACACAATAGTGTGTCAGGAAAGCGCTTATCGGTGAACGGTTCGAGTTCACGACCTCGAACGCCCACCGGCCTGGTTAGTCCTGCCAGTGGTGTTCCAGCGAG gtTTGGCACGATCCATAGAGCTTCGAGCATTCCAACCCTGACTGGTGTCGGCACACCGATCAG CCGTTCGAGGATCCCCGTATATGTGGGCACGGATATAAAATCCCCACAATCGACGACCAGCAATATTTCCACTCATTCTACGCAAAGCAACTACTCGACGGTTTCTACCGATTCTACCGG GAGCAGCTCGATGTGTACAAATTCAGCAACTAACACCTCGTCGGCCGTTAAGCGAGCTAG AACAAGGACACCGTCCAGTGGATCGAGCACGCCACTGCCGCCTTCTTTGAAGCTATCCAGGAAACCTTCTGGAGCATCGGATACGTCCGTATCGACCACACCGGCCACTAAACgaaaaggcaaaccaacgccgATCGACCAACGGGCGCCATTCCGATTATAG